A region of Chitinophaga horti DNA encodes the following proteins:
- a CDS encoding ABC transporter ATP-binding protein, with protein MDKVIETEALTKRFGDFIATNAITFEVGQGEIFGFLGANGAGKTTAMRMLCGLLKPTSGSAKVAGYDVASQTELVKKNIGYMSQKFSLYEDLTVKENIRFYGGIYGLSRPRIREKTVQLLEKLQITKEADQLVSSLPLGWKQKLAFSIAILHDPSIVFLDEPTGGVDPITRRQFWDLIYDAAHQQTTVFVTTHYMDEAEYCDRISMMVDGRIKALDTPRRLKAQFGADNMNDVFLQLARQQPSNE; from the coding sequence ATGGACAAAGTAATTGAAACAGAGGCGCTCACCAAGCGGTTCGGCGACTTTATCGCCACGAACGCCATTACATTCGAAGTGGGGCAGGGTGAGATATTCGGCTTCCTTGGGGCTAATGGTGCCGGCAAAACGACGGCGATGCGCATGTTGTGTGGCCTGCTGAAGCCAACGTCCGGCAGCGCAAAGGTGGCGGGGTACGATGTGGCCAGCCAGACGGAGCTCGTGAAAAAGAACATCGGGTACATGAGCCAGAAGTTTTCATTGTACGAAGACCTCACCGTGAAAGAGAACATCCGCTTCTATGGGGGCATTTATGGTCTTAGCCGGCCACGCATCCGGGAGAAGACCGTGCAGCTGCTGGAAAAACTGCAGATCACGAAAGAAGCCGATCAGCTGGTAAGTTCGTTACCGCTCGGCTGGAAGCAAAAGCTGGCCTTTTCTATCGCGATCCTGCATGATCCGTCAATCGTATTCCTGGATGAACCCACGGGTGGTGTGGATCCCATCACGCGGCGCCAGTTCTGGGACCTGATTTACGACGCCGCGCATCAGCAAACCACCGTATTTGTGACCACCCATTACATGGATGAAGCCGAGTACTGCGACCGCATTTCAATGATGGTGGATGGCCGCATCAAAGCGCTGGACACACCGCGCAGGCTCAAAGCACAATTTGGGGCAGATAATATGAACGACGTGTTCCTGCAACTGGCCCGCCAACAACCTTCAAACGAATAA
- a CDS encoding TetR/AcrR family transcriptional regulator: MESVSNTEQQIIAAAKKIFFQRGMSGARMQDIADEAGINKALLHYYFRSKDKLFDMVFEDAIGEMFSNIKASQQQDLPLDQKIAVLVNSYINVISKNPYLPQFILHEVNQQPERMVKRMTGGPNFPEIKSFFKDIQAGAKKGFIRKVDPLQLVISVLSMCIFPFVARPMIQGIFEMDNKQFNRFIEERRTFIVDFVKAALRP, from the coding sequence ATGGAGTCCGTCAGCAATACCGAACAGCAAATCATTGCCGCCGCTAAGAAGATCTTCTTCCAGCGCGGGATGAGCGGTGCGCGTATGCAGGATATTGCGGACGAGGCAGGGATCAATAAGGCTTTGCTGCATTACTATTTCCGCAGTAAAGACAAGTTGTTCGATATGGTTTTTGAAGATGCGATTGGCGAGATGTTCAGCAACATCAAAGCCAGTCAGCAGCAGGACCTGCCCCTGGACCAAAAGATAGCGGTGCTGGTAAACAGTTACATCAACGTGATCAGTAAAAATCCCTATCTGCCCCAGTTTATTCTGCATGAAGTGAACCAGCAGCCCGAGCGGATGGTGAAGCGGATGACGGGCGGCCCCAATTTCCCCGAAATCAAATCGTTTTTTAAAGATATTCAGGCAGGTGCGAAGAAAGGCTTTATCAGGAAAGTAGATCCCTTGCAACTGGTGATCAGTGTTTTGTCTATGTGTATATTCCCCTTTGTGGCCCGGCCCATGATACAGGGTATATTCGAGATGGACAATAAACAGTTTAACAGGTTTATAGAAGAAAGGCGTACGTTTATCGTCGATTTTGTGAAAGCGGCATTACGGCCGTAG
- a CDS encoding TolC family protein produces the protein MKKMLSLFVLLYAHTLCAQDTVLTLATCQQRARDHYPLLRQQQLLQDIATLQVKNDRTAWLPQAELNAQATYQSEVTKVPISLPNIKLPQVAKDQYRATLDIKQQLYDGGATAAKQQLHGAQQQAETQKVEVELYKLKQQVTQVYFNALIWEERANATAVMISDLQQRLARIKAGIANGTTLASQADMLGAEILKAEQQLFEAQNGKDAAMQVMSLLTGTQLAANVQLQLPPAGKGQGLDVQLRPEVAMYRLQTDVLKQQSRLTGIGNQPKVSAFAQGGYGRPGLNMLATDFDFYYMAGIRFNWNIWNWRYHKTEQQTISLQQQSLAKQSEAFVMGTQTQLLQQAADIRNLESAVEKDVRIVALRRKVREVSGAQVDNGVLTVHDYLSDLNAETQAVISRKTHEIQLVYAIINYNITKGN, from the coding sequence ATGAAAAAGATGTTGAGTCTGTTCGTACTGTTGTACGCGCATACCCTGTGTGCGCAGGATACGGTACTCACCCTGGCCACCTGCCAGCAGCGGGCGCGTGATCATTATCCCTTACTACGCCAGCAGCAATTGTTGCAGGACATTGCCACGCTACAGGTCAAAAATGATCGCACGGCCTGGTTACCGCAGGCGGAGCTGAACGCGCAGGCTACCTATCAGTCAGAAGTAACGAAGGTGCCTATTTCGTTACCCAACATCAAACTGCCACAGGTGGCGAAGGATCAGTACCGGGCTACACTGGATATTAAGCAGCAGCTATACGACGGTGGTGCCACAGCGGCCAAACAACAACTACATGGTGCGCAGCAGCAGGCAGAAACGCAAAAGGTGGAAGTGGAGTTGTACAAATTGAAACAACAGGTAACACAGGTATACTTCAATGCCCTCATCTGGGAAGAACGGGCGAATGCCACCGCGGTCATGATCAGCGACCTGCAACAGCGGCTCGCCCGTATAAAAGCCGGCATCGCCAATGGTACCACACTCGCCTCACAAGCTGATATGCTGGGTGCGGAAATCCTGAAGGCCGAGCAACAGTTATTCGAAGCGCAAAACGGTAAGGACGCCGCCATGCAGGTGATGTCGCTGCTCACGGGTACACAGTTAGCCGCCAACGTACAACTACAGCTGCCCCCCGCCGGCAAAGGCCAGGGCCTGGATGTGCAACTGCGGCCCGAGGTGGCAATGTATCGTTTGCAGACGGATGTGCTGAAACAACAATCAAGGCTTACCGGCATTGGCAACCAACCGAAGGTGAGCGCCTTTGCACAGGGCGGTTACGGCCGTCCCGGTTTAAATATGCTGGCGACCGACTTCGATTTCTATTACATGGCAGGCATCAGGTTCAACTGGAATATCTGGAACTGGCGCTACCATAAAACAGAACAGCAAACCATTTCCCTGCAACAGCAATCGCTCGCCAAACAATCGGAGGCCTTCGTGATGGGTACACAAACGCAGCTGCTGCAACAGGCCGCCGACATCCGTAACCTGGAAAGTGCGGTGGAGAAAGATGTACGCATCGTAGCGCTTCGCCGTAAAGTACGGGAAGTGTCCGGCGCGCAGGTAGATAATGGAGTGCTCACGGTACACGACTACCTCAGCGACCTGAATGCCGAAACGCAGGCCGTAATCAGCCGGAAAACGCATGAAATACAATTGGTGTACGCGATCATCAACTATAACATCACTAAAGGAAACTAA
- a CDS encoding ABC transporter ATP-binding protein, whose amino-acid sequence MEAIVIHHIIKQFGDVTALNDVSFTVNEGELFGLIGPDGAGKSTLFRILTTLLVADKGSASVMGLDIVKDYKTIRRSVGYMPGRFSLYPDLSTEENLRFFATIFNTTVEANYDLIRDIYVQIEPFKKRPAGKLSGGMKQKLALCCALIHKPAVLFLDEPTTGVDPVSRKEFWEMLQRLKERGIAILVSTPYMDEAVLCNRVALMQKGRLMDIDTPQDIVDRFQQPLWAVSAADRYALMEQLRQYDDVASSYAFGEHLHVTLKSGEAGEERLRGRLSGFNDLQLFRTRAGIEDCFMFLMQEQHQ is encoded by the coding sequence ATGGAAGCGATTGTCATCCATCATATTATCAAACAATTCGGTGATGTAACGGCGCTGAATGATGTATCATTCACCGTCAATGAAGGCGAGTTATTCGGACTTATCGGCCCGGATGGGGCGGGAAAGTCTACGCTGTTTCGCATCCTCACCACCCTGCTCGTGGCAGACAAAGGCAGCGCCAGCGTGATGGGTCTCGATATAGTCAAAGATTACAAAACCATCCGCCGCTCAGTGGGCTACATGCCCGGCCGCTTCTCGCTTTACCCGGACCTGAGCACCGAAGAGAACTTACGGTTCTTCGCCACGATCTTCAATACCACCGTGGAAGCTAATTACGACCTCATCCGCGATATCTATGTACAAATAGAGCCGTTTAAAAAACGGCCCGCGGGTAAATTATCAGGCGGGATGAAGCAGAAGCTCGCACTTTGCTGCGCCCTTATCCACAAACCCGCCGTGCTGTTTCTCGATGAACCTACCACCGGCGTGGATCCCGTATCCCGTAAGGAGTTTTGGGAAATGTTGCAGCGGTTAAAAGAACGTGGCATCGCCATACTCGTTTCTACTCCTTACATGGATGAAGCGGTGCTGTGCAACCGGGTGGCGCTTATGCAAAAAGGGCGACTGATGGATATTGATACGCCCCAGGATATTGTCGATCGTTTTCAGCAGCCGCTCTGGGCAGTAAGCGCCGCCGACCGGTACGCCTTAATGGAGCAACTGCGCCAGTACGACGACGTCGCCAGCAGTTATGCCTTCGGCGAACACCTGCACGTTACCTTAAAAAGTGGCGAAGCAGGAGAGGAGCGGCTGCGCGGGCGATTGTCGGGGTTTAATGACCTGCAACTGTTTCGCACCCGCGCAGGTATTGAAGATTGTTTCATGTTCCTCATGCAGGAGCAACATCAATAA
- the cls gene encoding cardiolipin synthase: MLNDILAFLKLHWEAIGLTILYFFTAMAAYKALMETRSSGKTLAYLLLLFFLPGLGLIVYMTVGVNRRINRIYSRKWVSNIRLSQRLQEYLQQESRAVLLEHADLVANKNSIAHLLFKDTLSPVTDNNYAELLLNGEQKFPLMLQVLRSAEHHIHLEYYIFEEDTIGREIMEVLKDKARNGVNVRFIYDDFGSSDINRRFLKEMREAGVEVFPFYRVRILANRLNYRNHRKIVVVDGHTGFIGGINVADKYINDPRYNPTKKTAMYWRDTHLMIKGHAVHSLQFIFMSDWNFCAEANLPITHQFFPDCAQPGDSLVQIASSGPDSNRSAIMLSYLAAINQAERAVYITTPYFIPNDSIFDALRQAALSGKDVRLLLPGDKTDSRLVAMASESYFEDLLSCGVRIFRYQKGFVHAKTMVVDENLSVVGTANMDIRSFDFNFEVNAFVYSREVNHELTQSFLFDQVNSVEVELQAWLLRSKWRKVFEALVRLVSPLL, translated from the coding sequence CTTCTGCTCCTTTTCTTCCTGCCTGGCCTGGGTTTGATCGTATACATGACCGTAGGGGTGAATCGCCGCATTAATCGCATTTACAGCCGCAAGTGGGTGAGCAATATACGTTTGTCGCAACGTTTACAGGAGTACCTGCAGCAGGAGTCGCGGGCCGTGTTGCTCGAACATGCCGACCTGGTTGCCAATAAAAACAGTATCGCACACCTGTTATTTAAAGACACTCTGTCGCCCGTTACCGATAACAATTACGCTGAATTACTGCTCAACGGGGAACAGAAGTTCCCGCTGATGTTACAGGTGTTAAGGTCAGCCGAGCATCACATCCACCTGGAGTATTACATCTTTGAAGAAGATACTATCGGCCGCGAGATTATGGAGGTGTTGAAGGATAAGGCGCGTAACGGGGTGAATGTCCGCTTTATCTATGATGACTTTGGCAGCAGCGACATCAACCGCCGCTTTCTCAAGGAGATGCGTGAAGCAGGGGTGGAGGTGTTTCCTTTTTACCGCGTGCGCATCCTGGCAAATCGTCTCAATTACCGCAATCACCGTAAAATAGTGGTGGTAGACGGGCATACCGGTTTTATCGGCGGTATTAATGTGGCCGATAAATACATCAACGACCCGCGTTACAATCCCACGAAAAAGACGGCCATGTACTGGCGCGATACGCACCTCATGATAAAAGGCCATGCCGTGCATTCGCTGCAATTCATCTTTATGTCGGACTGGAATTTTTGTGCGGAAGCCAACCTGCCAATTACGCACCAGTTTTTCCCGGATTGCGCACAACCTGGCGATTCGCTCGTGCAAATAGCCTCCAGTGGTCCGGATTCGAATCGTTCGGCGATTATGCTGTCGTACCTGGCTGCTATTAACCAGGCGGAACGGGCGGTGTACATTACCACGCCGTACTTCATTCCCAACGATTCGATTTTCGACGCCCTTCGACAGGCCGCGCTTTCCGGTAAAGACGTGCGGCTGCTGTTGCCGGGCGATAAAACGGATAGCCGCCTGGTCGCCATGGCGAGTGAGTCCTACTTCGAAGACCTGCTCAGCTGCGGCGTACGCATCTTCCGTTACCAGAAAGGCTTTGTGCATGCCAAAACGATGGTGGTAGACGAAAACTTGTCTGTCGTAGGAACCGCCAACATGGACATTCGCAGTTTCGATTTCAACTTCGAGGTGAACGCCTTTGTGTATAGTCGGGAAGTAAACCACGAATTAACTCAGTCTTTTTTGTTCGACCAGGTGAACAGCGTGGAGGTGGAGCTGCAAGCATGGCTGTTACGGAGTAAGTGGCGGAAGGTATTCGAGGCGTTGGTAAGGCTGGTGTCCCCACTGCTGTAA
- a CDS encoding HlyD family secretion protein, giving the protein MKSIINTIVALVLLSACGNNEREADAYGNFEATEVIVSAEGTGKLTTFNIEEGNTLAANALVGSIDSTQLHLKQQQLGANIKAVLSKQPDITPQLEVIRQQIATQEKEKRRVENLLKANAATPKQLDDINAQIAVLQKQMTSMSSSLQTQIGGLRSETRPLELQIDQLRDQLDQTRILNPVNGTVLTKYVEQGEVVTYGKPLYRIADLSEMTLRVYVGANQLSAVKIGQAVKVRTDAADGQYRYWTGNVSWIAAEAEFTPKIIQTKEERTQLVYAVKVRVKNDGALKIGMPGEILLNN; this is encoded by the coding sequence ATGAAATCGATCATCAACACCATAGTCGCATTGGTACTACTCAGCGCCTGCGGTAATAACGAACGGGAGGCCGATGCTTATGGCAACTTCGAAGCCACCGAAGTAATTGTGTCCGCAGAGGGAACGGGCAAGCTCACCACATTCAACATAGAAGAGGGCAACACGCTGGCGGCCAATGCGCTTGTCGGCAGCATCGACTCCACGCAACTGCATCTGAAACAACAACAGTTGGGCGCCAATATTAAAGCGGTATTAAGCAAACAGCCGGACATAACACCGCAGCTGGAGGTCATCCGCCAGCAGATCGCCACGCAGGAAAAGGAGAAACGCCGGGTAGAAAACCTTTTAAAAGCCAATGCCGCCACGCCCAAACAGCTGGACGATATCAATGCACAGATCGCCGTGTTGCAGAAACAAATGACTTCGATGTCGTCGTCGCTGCAAACGCAGATCGGCGGCCTGCGCAGCGAAACACGCCCCCTGGAATTACAGATTGATCAGTTGCGCGATCAGCTGGACCAAACAAGGATACTGAACCCGGTGAACGGAACGGTGCTTACTAAATACGTGGAGCAGGGCGAGGTGGTGACTTACGGCAAACCGCTGTACCGCATTGCCGATCTGTCGGAGATGACGTTGCGGGTGTATGTAGGCGCTAACCAATTGTCCGCCGTAAAAATAGGTCAGGCGGTGAAAGTGCGTACCGATGCGGCGGACGGGCAGTACCGCTACTGGACGGGCAACGTGTCGTGGATAGCTGCTGAAGCGGAGTTTACGCCGAAAATCATCCAGACGAAAGAAGAACGTACGCAGCTCGTATACGCGGTGAAAGTGCGCGTAAAGAACGACGGCGCGCTGAAGATTGGCATGCCGGGCGAAATTTTACTTAACAACTAA